In Haloarchaeobius litoreus, the following are encoded in one genomic region:
- a CDS encoding PKD domain-containing protein: MSAYQKTLLALCCLVLCTAAVPVAATPTQEADTSGPNVTVEAPDRAVYNATSTFEVAVTNATGAVSVEWTFPDGSTATTQQASYRFQQTGNVTVTVAVTDDTGTTTRTLDYEVFRYTSGRGDSQALPVLGMLGISVAFMGFVVALYFKVLPWFYRNI, from the coding sequence ATGTCGGCGTATCAGAAGACCCTCCTCGCGCTGTGCTGTCTCGTGCTGTGTACCGCCGCCGTCCCCGTCGCAGCCACACCCACCCAGGAGGCCGACACAAGCGGGCCGAACGTGACCGTCGAGGCGCCCGACCGCGCCGTCTACAACGCCACGTCGACGTTCGAGGTGGCCGTGACGAACGCGACCGGTGCCGTCTCTGTGGAGTGGACGTTCCCCGACGGCTCGACAGCGACGACCCAGCAGGCGAGCTACCGGTTCCAGCAGACGGGCAACGTGACGGTGACCGTCGCCGTCACTGACGACACCGGGACGACGACGCGCACCCTCGACTACGAGGTGTTCCGGTACACGTCGGGGCGGGGCGATTCACAGGCACTGCCGGTGCTTGGGATGCTGGGCATCTCCGTCGCGTTCATGGGGTTCGTCGTCGCGCTCTACTTCAAAGTCCTCCCCTGGTTCTACCGGAACATCTAG
- a CDS encoding ABC transporter permease, which yields MSRDGPPVHHGRDDSEPTGGRSRRAAMRARLAIAKREIASLRSEKTIVLALLIQLFVASFSSFLVVGLVSLYDPGSVEGYTLQMAVGGNASDEVIEVVGNDDSIEVVQYESAAEAREGFQNRRVDAMLVATHAGNGTVAVQATVPDENLRTTVIIVQVRETLQAMEENLRQEYRTSLDREVLDVPPKQGSSPYFGFTYTVLVPLLMFLPVFISGSIAVDSLTEESQRGTLELLRVAPVTLGDIVDAKLLATATLAPVQAALWLGLLWFNGTGISNPLVLVGLVGALAVLVVSVGIGIALAAADRRQAQFLYSTGVLGAITVAGLLPEHPANTVARLAIGSPGEWTWAFVVVYACLGVLAYLGTRLGVQFMDPEGL from the coding sequence TTGTCGCGTGACGGCCCGCCGGTCCACCATGGCCGCGACGACAGCGAGCCGACCGGCGGCCGGAGCCGACGCGCCGCGATGCGGGCCCGTCTCGCCATCGCGAAGCGCGAGATCGCGTCGCTCCGGTCCGAGAAGACCATCGTGCTCGCGCTGCTCATCCAGCTGTTCGTGGCGTCGTTCTCGTCGTTCCTCGTCGTCGGGCTCGTCTCGCTGTACGACCCGGGGAGTGTCGAGGGATACACGCTGCAGATGGCCGTCGGCGGCAACGCCTCCGACGAGGTCATCGAGGTCGTCGGGAACGACGACAGCATCGAGGTCGTCCAGTACGAGTCCGCGGCCGAGGCTCGCGAGGGGTTCCAGAACCGGCGCGTCGACGCGATGTTGGTGGCGACCCACGCCGGCAACGGGACGGTGGCGGTCCAGGCCACGGTTCCCGACGAGAACCTGCGGACGACGGTCATCATCGTCCAGGTGCGCGAGACGCTGCAGGCGATGGAGGAGAACCTGCGACAGGAGTACCGGACCAGCCTCGACCGGGAGGTGCTCGACGTCCCACCGAAGCAGGGTTCCAGTCCGTACTTCGGGTTCACCTACACCGTGCTGGTGCCGCTGCTGATGTTCCTGCCGGTGTTCATCTCGGGCTCCATCGCGGTGGACTCGCTGACCGAGGAGAGCCAGCGGGGGACCCTCGAACTGCTCCGGGTCGCGCCCGTCACGCTCGGCGACATCGTCGACGCGAAGCTGCTCGCGACGGCGACGCTCGCGCCGGTGCAGGCGGCGCTGTGGCTCGGCCTGCTCTGGTTCAACGGCACCGGCATCTCGAACCCGCTCGTGCTCGTCGGGCTGGTCGGCGCGCTGGCGGTGCTCGTCGTCTCCGTCGGCATCGGCATCGCGCTCGCGGCGGCGGACCGCCGGCAGGCGCAGTTCCTCTACTCGACGGGTGTCCTCGGGGCCATCACGGTCGCGGGCCTGCTGCCCGAACACCCGGCGAACACGGTCGCCCGGCTGGCCATCGGCAGCCCCGGCGAGTGGACCTGGGCGTTCGTCGTCGTCTACGCCTGTCTGGGGGTCCTCGCGTACCTCGGGACGCGCCTCGGCGTCCAGTTCATGGACCCGGAGGGGCTCTAG